The Lagopus muta isolate bLagMut1 chromosome 4, bLagMut1 primary, whole genome shotgun sequence genome has a window encoding:
- the LOC125692743 gene encoding uncharacterized protein LOC125692743 isoform X2 — protein MILNGEVILNGEVILTGEVILNGEVIQSGEVILNGKVILNGEVIQSGEMILNGEVILKGEMILTGEVILNGEAIQSGEMILNGKVILNREVIQSGEVILNGEVILNGEVILNGEMILNGEVIQSGEVILNGEVILNGEVILNGEAILNGEAIQSGEMILNGEVILTGEVILNGEVILNGEVILNGEVILTGEVILNGKVILNGEVILNGEMILNGEVILTGEVILTGEVILNGEMLLNGEVIQNGEMLLS, from the exons ATGATCCTAAATGGGGAGGTGATCCTAAATGGGGAG GTGATCCTAACTGGGGAGGTGATCCTAAATGGGGAGGTGATCCAAAGTGGGGAGGTGATCCTAAATGGGAAGGTGATCCTAAATGGGGAGGTGATCCAAAGTGGGGAGATGATCCTAAATGGGGAGGTGATCCTAAAAGGGGAGATGATCCTAACTGGGGAGGTGATCCTAAATGGGGAGGCGATCCAAAGTGGGGAGATGATCCTAAATGGGAAGGTGATCCTAAATAGGGAGGTGATCCAAAGTGGGGAGGTGATCCTAAATGGGGAGGTGATCCTAAATGGGGAGGTGATCCTAAATGGGGAGATGATCCTAAATGGGGAGGTGATCCAAAGTGGGGAGGTGATCCTAAATGGAGAGGTGATCCTAAATGGGGAGGTGATCCTAAATGGGGAGGCGATCCTAAATGGGGAGGCGATCCAAAGTGGGGAGATGATCCTAAATGGGGAGGTGATCCTAACTGGGGAGGTGATCCTAAATGGGGAGGTGATCCTAAATGGGGAGGTGATCCTAAATGGGGAGGTGATCCTAACTGGGGAGGTGATCCTAAATGGGAAGGTGATCCTAAATGGGGAGGTGATCCTAAATGGGGAGATGATCCTAAATGGGGAGGTGATCCTAACTGGGGAGGTGATCCTAACTGGGGAGGTGATCCTAAATGGGGAGATGCTCCTAAATGGGGAGGTGATCCAAAATGGGGAGATGCTCCTCAGCTGA
- the LOC125692743 gene encoding uncharacterized protein LOC125692743 isoform X3, which translates to MILNGEVILNGEMILNEEVILNGEAIQSGEVILNGKVILTGEVILNGEVIQSGEVILNGKVILNGEVIQSGEMILNGEVILKGEMILTGEVILNGEAIQSGEMILNGKVILNREVIQSGEVILNGEVILNGEVILNGEMILNGEVIQSGEVILNGEVILNGEVILNGEAILNGEAIQSGEMILNGEVILTGEVILNGEVILNGEVILNGEMILNGEVILTGEVILTGEVILNGEMLLNGEVIQNGEMLLS; encoded by the exons ATGATCCTAAATGGGGAGGTGATCCTAAATGGGGAG ATGATCCTAAATGAGGAGGTGATCCTAAATGGGGAGGCGATCCAAAGTGGGGAGGTGATCCTAAATGGGAAGGTGATCCTAACTGGGGAGGTGATCCTAAATGGGGAGGTGATCCAAAGTGGGGAGGTGATCCTAAATGGGAAGGTGATCCTAAATGGGGAGGTGATCCAAAGTGGGGAGATGATCCTAAATGGGGAGGTGATCCTAAAAGGGGAGATGATCCTAACTGGGGAGGTGATCCTAAATGGGGAGGCGATCCAAAGTGGGGAGATGATCCTAAATGGGAAGGTGATCCTAAATAGGGAGGTGATCCAAAGTGGGGAGGTGATCCTAAATGGGGAGGTGATCCTAAATGGGGAGGTGATCCTAAATGGGGAGATGATCCTAAATGGGGAGGTGATCCAAAGTGGGGAGGTGATCCTAAATGGAGAGGTGATCCTAAATGGGGAGGTGATCCTAAATGGGGAGGCGATCCTAAATGGGGAGGCGATCCAAAGTGGGGAGATGATCCTAAATGGGGAGGTGATCCTAACTGGGGAGGTGATCCTAAATGGGGAGGTGATCCTAAATGGGGAGGTGATCCTAAATGGGGAG ATGATCCTAAATGGGGAGGTGATCCTAACTGGGGAGGTGATCCTAACTGGGGAGGTGATCCTAAATGGGGAGATGCTCCTAAATGGGGAGGTGATCCAAAATGGGGAGATGCTCCTCAGCTGA
- the LOC125692743 gene encoding uncharacterized protein LOC125692743 isoform X1 has protein sequence MILNGEVILNGEMILNEEVILNGEAIQSGEVILNGKVILTGEVILNGEVIQSGEVILNGKVILNGEVIQSGEMILNGEVILKGEMILTGEVILNGEAIQSGEMILNGKVILNREVIQSGEVILNGEVILNGEVILNGEMILNGEVIQSGEVILNGEVILNGEVILNGEAILNGEAIQSGEMILNGEVILTGEVILNGEVILNGEVILNGEVILTGEVILNGKVILNGEVILNGEMILNGEVILTGEVILTGEVILNGEMLLNGEVIQNGEMLLS, from the exons ATGATCCTAAATGGGGAGGTGATCCTAAATGGGGAG ATGATCCTAAATGAGGAGGTGATCCTAAATGGGGAGGCGATCCAAAGTGGGGAGGTGATCCTAAATGGGAAGGTGATCCTAACTGGGGAGGTGATCCTAAATGGGGAGGTGATCCAAAGTGGGGAGGTGATCCTAAATGGGAAGGTGATCCTAAATGGGGAGGTGATCCAAAGTGGGGAGATGATCCTAAATGGGGAGGTGATCCTAAAAGGGGAGATGATCCTAACTGGGGAGGTGATCCTAAATGGGGAGGCGATCCAAAGTGGGGAGATGATCCTAAATGGGAAGGTGATCCTAAATAGGGAGGTGATCCAAAGTGGGGAGGTGATCCTAAATGGGGAGGTGATCCTAAATGGGGAGGTGATCCTAAATGGGGAGATGATCCTAAATGGGGAGGTGATCCAAAGTGGGGAGGTGATCCTAAATGGAGAGGTGATCCTAAATGGGGAGGTGATCCTAAATGGGGAGGCGATCCTAAATGGGGAGGCGATCCAAAGTGGGGAGATGATCCTAAATGGGGAGGTGATCCTAACTGGGGAGGTGATCCTAAATGGGGAGGTGATCCTAAATGGGGAGGTGATCCTAAATGGGGAGGTGATCCTAACTGGGGAGGTGATCCTAAATGGGAAGGTGATCCTAAATGGGGAGGTGATCCTAAATGGGGAGATGATCCTAAATGGGGAGGTGATCCTAACTGGGGAGGTGATCCTAACTGGGGAGGTGATCCTAAATGGGGAGATGCTCCTAAATGGGGAGGTGATCCAAAATGGGGAGATGCTCCTCAGCTGA